The Streptomyces sp. NBC_00775 genome includes the window GGCGGCGAGGGACTGGGTGGCCAGCCGCACCAGGTCGGCACCGATCATCAGCTTGCGCGTGCTGAACCGGTCGGCGATGACCCCGCCGAAGATCACCAGGCCGGCGAAGGAGGCGGCCGACGCGGCCATGGCGAGGCCGACCGCGCCCACCCCGTACCCGTACTGCAGCAGTCCCGCGGCGAGCGCCACCGGCAGCATGGTGTCGCCGAGCCGGGCGAGGGCCCGCGCGACGAAGAACAGGGCGAAGTCCCGTGACCAGACGGGCCGACGGGGCCCGTCCTCGGCAACGATGTCAGGGCGGCCGGGACGTTCGTGCGACGTCTCGGTAGTTCCGGGCAGCGTCGCGAAGTCTTCGTGCGGTGCTCCGGAAGCAACGCGTCGCCCCTCAGAAGCTCCGCGTCGATTCTCCGAGGCTCCGCTCCGTGTCTCGGAAGCACATGACGGCTTCTCGCCCGATGACGTGCCGGCCATCCCGCTCGCACCCCTCCCCTGTCGCGCCCTGTCCTGCCGATGCCCCACCACTCCCCCGCGGAGTGGAGCGTCCCGCTCTCCACTCCTGCTGCCGGATCATGCCACGGGGCACTGACAACGCCGGAAGAATTTCAGTCGCCGGACGGGAGGCCCAACTCCGGGTAGGAGTCGAGCAGTCGGGGCGGGGCCGCCTGGCGCCAGGAGTCGGCGAGGATGTCGCGGAGTTCGTCGTCGTCCTCCAGGGAGGCGAGCCGGACCCGGACCCAGGCGAAAACCGCCTCGTGGTCGGCGATCCAGAACTTCCCCGGCTCGGCCAGGACGAGTTCGTCGCGCTCCTCCTTCGGGCAGCGCACGGCGATGGAGGTCTCCTCCTCGGGCAGCGTGGCGAACATCTTTCCCGCCACCCGGAACGTGGGCATGCTCCAGGCGATCTTCTCCGTCGTGTCCGGCAAAGAGAGGGCGATACGGCGTACGTCTTCGGCATCCGGCATGAGACGCACCGTAGCCAATGGCACTGACATCGCGGCTGCTCGGAGCTCGCGCCGGACCCGGTGCGGGTCTTCGAGACAGGTGACACCTGATCCTGGTGGTTGGCACCACCCTGAGAAACGCCGAAGCCGTACCTGATTTCCGCTGTGCCCGTTTCCGCGGTCCGCACTGCACTAGCGTCGGGTCCCGTGATCGTATGGCTCAACGGCACCCACGGTGCGGGCAAGACGACGACCAGTCCACTCGTGCAGCAGCTGATCCCGGATTCACGGGTGTTCGACGCCGAGAAGGTCGGCGAGACACTCATGGACATCACGCCGGGGCTGCCCAGAACGGACAACTTCCAGCACTGGCCGCCGTGGCGGCAGCTCGTGGTCGAGACCGCCCGCCGCGTACTCGACTACACCGGCGGCACCCTGGTGATGCCCATGACTGTCCTGGTCGAGGAGTACTGGCGCGAGATCAGCACGGGCCTCGCCCAACATGCCATTCCGGTACGGCACTTCGTCCTCCACGCCGACCAGGACACCCTCCGCGGGCGTATCGAGGGGGACGCTCTTCTTGGCCCCTCCCCGTTCCGCCTCACATACCTTGAGCCCTACGCCGAGGCGGCCCGCACGTGGCTCCACGGCGAGGCCGAGGTCGTCGACACCACGCA containing:
- a CDS encoding MmcQ/YjbR family DNA-binding protein, with amino-acid sequence MPDAEDVRRIALSLPDTTEKIAWSMPTFRVAGKMFATLPEEETSIAVRCPKEERDELVLAEPGKFWIADHEAVFAWVRVRLASLEDDDELRDILADSWRQAAPPRLLDSYPELGLPSGD
- a CDS encoding ATP-binding protein, giving the protein MIVWLNGTHGAGKTTTSPLVQQLIPDSRVFDAEKVGETLMDITPGLPRTDNFQHWPPWRQLVVETARRVLDYTGGTLVMPMTVLVEEYWREISTGLAQHAIPVRHFVLHADQDTLRGRIEGDALLGPSPFRLTYLEPYAEAARTWLHGEAEVVDTTHLTPAQAALRIAEAVKS